In Gimesia benthica, a single window of DNA contains:
- a CDS encoding DUF1501 domain-containing protein, producing the protein MLFPPQSHSEQTLLNRRRFFATGASGLGTLALASLLKEEGLLASETSAPQAHFAPKAKRCIYLFMEGGPSQMDLFDPKPKLNELDGQPMPESMLKDIKFAFIQKEAARLMGSPRTFKRYGECGMELSDLLPHLSTCVDDIAMIRSMHCEQFNHLPGQLMMLTGSDLQGRPTLGSWLNYGLGSESSNLPGYVVLATLGRGLPGGASSWSSGFLPSQYAGTLFRNQGSPVLNLETPQQVSSAAQMRSLQAINELNGLRFEQVGNPEIASRINAYELAFRMQQTAPELLDLSGETKATLEEYGVTRDEASKSGTAGFLGSYARNCLLARRMVERGVRFVTLFLSTWDHHSSLDSGLERYTQISDQPVAALLKDLKRRGLLDDTLVVWGGEFGRTPLGENRVNFKKVTGRDHHPYSFSMWMAGGGIKGGQTIGETDEIGWGVAKDPIHVHDLHATILHLFGLNHEELTYRFQGRDFRLTDVEGTVVQRLLA; encoded by the coding sequence ATGCTGTTTCCACCACAGTCACATTCTGAGCAGACGCTGCTGAATCGGCGGCGGTTCTTCGCCACCGGTGCCAGTGGTCTGGGAACGCTGGCACTGGCTTCACTGCTGAAAGAGGAAGGCCTGCTCGCTTCTGAGACTTCCGCGCCTCAGGCCCACTTCGCCCCGAAGGCCAAACGCTGCATCTATCTGTTCATGGAAGGGGGGCCGAGCCAGATGGATCTGTTCGACCCGAAGCCGAAGCTGAATGAACTCGATGGTCAGCCGATGCCCGAGTCGATGCTCAAAGACATCAAGTTTGCTTTCATTCAGAAAGAGGCAGCCCGCCTGATGGGGAGCCCGCGGACCTTCAAACGTTATGGTGAGTGTGGCATGGAGCTTTCCGATCTGCTGCCCCACCTGAGTACCTGCGTGGACGACATCGCCATGATCCGTTCCATGCACTGTGAGCAGTTCAATCACCTGCCCGGCCAGCTGATGATGCTCACGGGATCCGATCTGCAGGGGCGCCCTACACTGGGCTCGTGGCTCAACTATGGACTGGGGAGCGAATCCTCAAACCTGCCGGGCTACGTGGTGCTGGCGACATTGGGACGCGGCCTGCCTGGCGGTGCTTCCAGCTGGTCCAGCGGTTTTCTTCCCTCGCAATACGCGGGCACACTCTTTCGAAATCAGGGGAGCCCGGTTCTGAATCTGGAGACACCTCAACAGGTTTCTTCCGCGGCACAGATGCGGAGCCTGCAGGCGATCAATGAATTAAACGGTCTGCGGTTCGAGCAGGTGGGGAATCCGGAAATTGCCAGCCGGATCAATGCATACGAGCTCGCGTTCCGCATGCAGCAGACCGCACCGGAGCTGCTCGATCTTTCGGGCGAGACGAAAGCGACACTCGAAGAGTACGGTGTGACTCGTGACGAGGCTTCGAAGAGCGGCACAGCCGGTTTCCTTGGTTCGTATGCCCGCAACTGTCTGCTGGCACGACGGATGGTCGAACGTGGCGTGCGTTTCGTGACGCTGTTCCTCTCCACCTGGGATCATCACAGTTCACTCGACAGCGGGTTGGAGCGTTATACTCAAATCTCCGATCAGCCAGTTGCAGCTCTGCTCAAGGATCTCAAACGCCGTGGTCTTCTGGACGACACCCTCGTCGTCTGGGGAGGCGAATTCGGCCGCACGCCGTTGGGAGAAAACCGGGTCAATTTCAAGAAAGTCACCGGCCGCGACCATCACCCCTATTCCTTCAGTATGTGGATGGCGGGGGGCGGCATCAAAGGGGGCCAGACGATCGGCGAAACTGACGAAATCGGCTGGGGCGTCGCCAAAGATCCAATTCACGTCCACGATCTGCACGCTACGATTCTGCATCTGTTCGGCCTGAATCACGAAGAACTGACCTACCGCTTCCAGGGCCGCGACTTCCGGTTGACCGACGTGGAAGGGACGGTTGTGCAACGATTGCTGGCTTGA
- a CDS encoding NAD-dependent epimerase/dehydratase family protein, translating into MSHCLVTGGAGFIGSHLCEQLIQQGQQVTAVDDLSTGFLKNLDAIIDHPQFTFRTGSITDPVLMAEMVQGVDTIYHMAAAVGVKLVADNPVRTIETNIYPTEVLLRHAVQGKQKFFLASTSEVYGKNPKERWTEEDDLQFGPTTRPRWAYGASKAIDEFLALAYHQKYGLDVRIGRFFNVVGPRQVGQYGMVIPRFIDQALDGGPVVVFDDGSQIRCFGHVSEIVDCVVDLTNLDSASGQVYNIGGDEPVSIKGLAEAIIAKVNPSVKVDYLPYNKAYNEDFEDVQRRIPDLGRLEQTLGRKPSVKLDAILDDIIAFKKQVRGLA; encoded by the coding sequence ATGTCTCATTGCCTCGTTACCGGTGGGGCCGGCTTTATTGGCAGTCACCTCTGTGAACAATTAATTCAGCAGGGACAACAGGTTACAGCCGTAGATGATCTCTCGACCGGGTTCTTGAAAAACCTGGATGCGATTATCGACCATCCTCAGTTTACCTTCAGGACCGGGTCGATTACCGACCCCGTGCTGATGGCAGAAATGGTGCAGGGCGTTGACACAATTTATCACATGGCGGCAGCCGTCGGGGTGAAACTGGTCGCAGATAACCCGGTACGTACGATTGAGACCAATATTTATCCCACTGAAGTGCTGCTGCGACACGCCGTGCAGGGAAAACAGAAATTTTTCCTGGCTTCCACCAGTGAAGTTTACGGCAAAAACCCCAAAGAACGCTGGACCGAAGAAGACGATCTGCAGTTCGGACCGACGACGCGCCCCCGCTGGGCTTATGGAGCCTCGAAGGCCATCGACGAATTTCTGGCACTGGCCTATCACCAGAAATACGGTCTGGATGTGCGGATCGGCCGCTTTTTCAACGTGGTGGGTCCCCGACAGGTGGGACAATATGGGATGGTGATTCCCCGTTTCATCGATCAGGCTCTGGACGGCGGTCCGGTAGTCGTATTTGATGATGGATCCCAGATCCGCTGCTTTGGACACGTTTCCGAAATCGTGGATTGCGTGGTCGATCTGACCAATCTGGATTCTGCTTCCGGACAGGTTTATAACATTGGCGGTGATGAGCCGGTTTCGATCAAAGGACTGGCCGAAGCGATTATCGCTAAGGTCAACCCGAGTGTTAAAGTCGATTACCTGCCTTATAACAAGGCCTATAATGAAGACTTCGAAGATGTCCAGCGCCGGATTCCCGACCTGGGTCGGCTGGAGCAGACACTGGGACGCAAACCAAGCGTGAAGCTGGATGCGATCCTGGATGACATCATCGCGTTCAAAAAACAGGTCCGCGGCCTGGCCTGA
- the serS gene encoding serine--tRNA ligase, whose translation MLDLQFICENQEAILENCRNRGIEVDLARLTELDQRRRELIVQGDQVRQEQKSVSSQIPKAADNDEKQSLIAKGKELREQVSAIDIELREVETELRTEQARVPNLAHPDVPIGKEDKANTVVRLWGEKPAFDFTPLDHVALAEKHDLIDFEAGTRVAGHGFYYLKNEAVLLEMALCQYAMQKLVQEGFILHSTPDLARKEILEGIGFNPRGDETQIYSVENTDLSLVATAEITLGGSQKDQILDRETLPRKVAGLSHCFRTEAGAHGKATRGIYRVHQFTKVEMFAFTEPTNAASDAMHEEIVRIEEEIFQGLGLHYRVVDTCTGDLGAPAYRKYDLEAWMPGRGDAGDYGEVTSASNCTDYQSRRLGTRCKSSGQKGTEFVHTLNGTAVSIARAIIAVLENNQQADGSILIPEVLRPWVGKERIG comes from the coding sequence ATGTTGGATTTGCAGTTCATCTGCGAGAATCAGGAAGCGATTCTTGAGAATTGTCGTAATCGGGGAATTGAAGTCGATCTGGCACGGCTGACCGAACTGGATCAGCGTCGCCGGGAGCTGATTGTTCAAGGCGATCAGGTTCGTCAGGAGCAGAAATCGGTCTCTTCCCAGATTCCGAAAGCCGCAGACAACGATGAGAAGCAGTCTTTGATTGCCAAGGGCAAAGAGCTCCGAGAGCAGGTATCTGCCATCGATATCGAACTGCGGGAAGTCGAAACCGAACTGCGAACCGAGCAGGCGCGGGTACCCAACCTGGCCCATCCGGATGTCCCGATTGGGAAAGAGGACAAGGCGAACACCGTTGTGCGATTGTGGGGTGAGAAGCCCGCCTTCGACTTTACCCCCCTGGATCACGTGGCCCTGGCTGAAAAACATGATCTGATCGATTTCGAAGCCGGTACGCGGGTGGCGGGACATGGCTTCTACTACCTGAAAAATGAGGCGGTTCTGCTGGAAATGGCCCTCTGCCAGTATGCCATGCAGAAGCTGGTGCAGGAAGGATTCATTCTGCACAGCACGCCGGACCTGGCGCGGAAAGAGATTCTGGAAGGGATTGGTTTTAATCCCCGCGGCGATGAAACCCAGATTTACTCTGTCGAAAACACCGACCTCAGCCTGGTTGCGACTGCAGAGATTACTCTGGGGGGATCGCAAAAAGATCAGATTCTGGATCGGGAAACGTTGCCCCGCAAAGTCGCAGGGCTGTCACACTGTTTCCGTACTGAAGCGGGCGCACACGGTAAAGCGACACGTGGTATCTATCGCGTGCACCAGTTTACCAAGGTCGAAATGTTTGCTTTCACCGAGCCCACTAATGCAGCTTCTGATGCGATGCACGAAGAAATCGTCCGGATCGAAGAAGAGATCTTCCAGGGACTGGGCCTGCATTATCGCGTGGTCGATACCTGCACCGGAGACCTGGGAGCACCCGCTTATCGTAAATACGACCTGGAAGCCTGGATGCCCGGTCGAGGCGATGCCGGCGACTACGGCGAAGTGACTTCCGCCTCTAACTGTACCGACTACCAGTCTCGCCGACTCGGGACCCGCTGCAAATCCAGCGGCCAGAAAGGGACCGAATTCGTTCACACGCTGAACGGGACCGCAGTTTCAATCGCCCGGGCGATTATCGCAGTGCTGGAAAACAACCAACAGGCAGACGGCTCCATTCTGATTCCGGAAGTACTCCGTCCGTGGGTCGGAAAAGAGCGGATCGGTTAA
- a CDS encoding amidohydrolase codes for MSVLFRNCFRPTCLVLFVCLITSMVSAETATLIFKNGKVITLDSKSKIAEAIAIRDGKILAVGSNAEMKPFQREQTKVVSLDGKTVIPGLIESHVHALRAARGELIQPHQELNSVAEIQTWIREKVKEVPPGRWITVPRTDITRLKERRRPTPAELDAASSTHPVYMNIARKNVLNTRGFEMIGIRKEGDKLAGAKVIFDEAGKPLMMEGGGGAISKLIPRETVPPEATREALKKLHAIYNSVGITSILERGSRVDEYREYELLKEQNELTVRMTMTIREQLRSAEAVREFTKKLGLITGDGDDWVRVGPLKISVDGGIHWGSTRLSEPYGEKRIKFYVLEDPDYRGDLAYSRELMAEIFEEGQKLGWQMCCHATGDGSVNEILSALEEVNQRLPVKGRRFCITHAYFPSDESVKRSSNLGVCYDTQTYLFYRDADAINQIYGPSWVNRFMGLKMFVDAGVPVAINSDHMNGFDPDHSMNAFNPFLALYIAVSRRDIYGDVYGPQQKLGREEALRCMTSDAAFISFEEDKKGTLEPGKLADLVVLDRDYLTCPEEEIKQIKPLLTVLDGKVVYDAAQDSGT; via the coding sequence ATGTCTGTCCTGTTCCGGAATTGCTTTCGTCCCACCTGCCTGGTTCTGTTTGTCTGCCTGATTACATCGATGGTCTCCGCTGAGACAGCGACGTTGATCTTCAAAAACGGGAAGGTCATCACACTCGACTCCAAATCAAAGATCGCAGAAGCGATTGCCATACGCGACGGAAAAATCCTGGCGGTGGGCAGTAATGCTGAGATGAAGCCTTTTCAGAGGGAACAGACAAAGGTGGTCTCCCTGGACGGTAAGACTGTGATTCCCGGATTGATTGAGTCGCACGTTCATGCTCTACGGGCGGCCCGCGGAGAGTTGATTCAGCCGCATCAGGAACTGAATTCCGTTGCAGAGATTCAGACCTGGATCCGGGAAAAAGTCAAAGAGGTGCCCCCGGGACGCTGGATCACCGTTCCCCGCACCGATATTACGCGGCTGAAGGAACGTCGACGTCCCACCCCGGCTGAACTGGATGCGGCCTCTAGTACGCACCCGGTCTATATGAATATCGCCCGTAAGAATGTGTTAAACACCCGCGGGTTTGAAATGATCGGCATTCGAAAAGAGGGAGATAAACTTGCGGGGGCTAAGGTGATTTTTGATGAAGCAGGCAAACCTTTAATGATGGAAGGGGGCGGCGGTGCGATCAGCAAGCTGATTCCGCGGGAAACCGTTCCCCCCGAAGCGACGCGGGAAGCCTTAAAGAAACTGCATGCGATTTATAATTCAGTCGGGATTACCAGTATCCTGGAGCGGGGCTCGCGCGTCGACGAGTATCGGGAATATGAGTTGTTGAAGGAGCAGAATGAGCTGACCGTGCGGATGACGATGACGATTCGCGAACAGCTGCGGAGCGCCGAGGCGGTGCGGGAGTTCACAAAGAAACTGGGACTGATTACCGGAGACGGAGACGATTGGGTTCGCGTAGGTCCGCTGAAGATCTCCGTAGATGGCGGGATTCATTGGGGGAGTACCCGGCTTTCTGAACCTTACGGAGAAAAGCGAATCAAGTTTTATGTACTCGAAGATCCCGACTATCGGGGAGACCTGGCTTATTCGCGTGAGCTGATGGCGGAAATCTTTGAAGAGGGACAGAAACTGGGCTGGCAGATGTGTTGTCACGCGACCGGGGATGGGAGTGTGAATGAAATTCTCTCTGCTCTGGAAGAGGTGAATCAGCGGCTGCCCGTCAAGGGGCGTCGGTTCTGTATCACGCATGCCTACTTCCCCTCAGACGAGTCAGTCAAGCGTTCGAGCAATCTCGGGGTCTGTTACGATACGCAGACCTACCTGTTCTATCGCGATGCCGATGCCATCAATCAGATTTATGGTCCGTCGTGGGTGAACCGTTTCATGGGTCTCAAAATGTTTGTGGATGCCGGTGTGCCTGTGGCGATCAACAGCGATCACATGAACGGCTTTGATCCGGATCATTCGATGAACGCCTTCAATCCGTTTCTGGCGTTGTATATCGCGGTCAGTCGTCGAGATATCTACGGGGACGTGTACGGTCCTCAGCAGAAACTGGGCCGGGAAGAGGCCCTCCGCTGCATGACCAGCGATGCAGCCTTCATCAGTTTTGAAGAGGATAAAAAGGGGACGCTGGAACCGGGCAAGCTGGCTGACCTGGTCGTACTGGATCGGGACTATCTGACCTGTCCTGAGGAAGAGATCAAGCAGATCAAACCCCTGCTGACGGTTCTGGACGGAAAAGTCGTCTACGATGCAGCGCAAGACAGTGGAACCTGA
- a CDS encoding tetratricopeptide repeat protein, with product MNDQPDKDLPEDNTPDASEHAADQNQGPEDSEETPAGEAGQTDEENSQDPVEEGLPEWEPLTPELVEDEAIRGDFMLRWAAILLACLFAATYITDTQTLVHVKTGQYLASHGFWPPANDVFSYTATDRPWHNNGWLFDLSLSAVYGVLGGAGLTLLKVLLVGVTFYFIVRQSEREISTWWGSILAVLALIACFPQLTVTPEIITILGVVLTLYCLSAWQKQNSPRALWALVPLFLVWANMDSRVVLGIALLLLYALGETVAAMLDRSVLNDDTDYKALWMVLGGSLVATLLNPTGWHALTAGLSYYTVDYPIMQSMFQGQLRPEELGYFPMTSPQFWSSLNHYAVAAFILMLLTLVSFVLNQSRMSWGQLFVFVGFCGFSVLASHELVVTSVLCAIFANRNFQLWYRDNFRQTYSVETSELLFSRGGRALTVLTFFALAYLVVCGRFQGQGVTRHAIGLGLSPSLSRTIDGYRAALEESLDDRPFHFVLEQGDLLIWLDQKSFVDNRLALFTGTGESDLIALHDTTRRALRSERKEQQGSGKPEIWKSTFNHYHVTHVLPRLSGMNPDYRTFFDLLTTPDWQLTSLNAATAVFYRTDTENEKTVEFLASHKLNFKELAFQQQKDFPEIRSDWARPQSIYSRYLLPQTVSLENDVQTARHYLGLMSQAGGNHELTSSFAILAIQLANRGLIENPNSAEAYRILGSAYSYLARLEAQLLIPPDANGQQRQQVGIDRMRYFQILHAYHQSLIIEPDFAPTHMLLFEIYSNMRKVDLAHRELKAYLEMVEGQEQMDDEAFARLRAYSEHVEKLQGQINQISEELAQLEEKGGDRLQLASQAYQNGFVLLAQHYLDDPVYVKQNPLAQNLQATILMEVGQSEAAANQVAQLQRDAQNQPQIPWRAQAAFTSLGNGNYRGCFDLWRQEIREHEEARIAGVLQTLPLVQPPTNSFWPTQHAVSVINYQYGLAQQQTPLKLNMARCEIEAGQPEQARALFQEIIDDAPDTPYRPMIRFYLYQLTGTLIPEQPEAPAGQTEPEEVELPLVAPKP from the coding sequence GTGAACGATCAACCAGACAAAGATTTGCCTGAAGACAATACTCCCGACGCTTCCGAGCACGCTGCTGATCAGAATCAGGGCCCCGAGGATTCGGAAGAAACACCCGCCGGGGAGGCTGGTCAGACTGATGAGGAAAATTCCCAGGATCCTGTGGAAGAAGGTCTGCCCGAATGGGAACCATTGACCCCGGAACTGGTCGAAGACGAAGCGATCCGAGGCGACTTCATGTTGCGTTGGGCCGCGATTCTGTTGGCCTGTCTGTTTGCAGCAACCTATATCACGGATACCCAGACCCTGGTGCATGTCAAAACGGGACAGTACCTGGCCAGCCACGGCTTCTGGCCACCCGCGAATGATGTTTTCTCCTATACGGCCACCGATCGTCCCTGGCACAACAACGGCTGGTTGTTTGACCTGTCACTCTCCGCCGTCTATGGCGTACTGGGGGGGGCTGGTTTAACGCTCCTGAAAGTCCTGTTAGTCGGAGTGACGTTTTATTTCATTGTCCGGCAGAGTGAGCGGGAGATTTCCACGTGGTGGGGCTCGATACTCGCGGTGCTGGCTCTGATTGCCTGTTTTCCACAACTCACGGTCACGCCCGAGATCATTACGATACTGGGCGTTGTGTTGACCCTGTATTGTCTATCGGCGTGGCAGAAGCAGAATTCTCCCCGCGCACTCTGGGCTCTGGTCCCGCTGTTTCTTGTCTGGGCTAATATGGATTCACGAGTGGTGCTGGGGATTGCGCTACTGTTGTTATATGCCTTGGGTGAAACCGTGGCAGCGATGCTGGATCGCTCAGTGCTCAATGATGATACCGATTATAAAGCCTTGTGGATGGTGCTGGGAGGCAGTCTCGTTGCGACACTGTTGAATCCGACCGGCTGGCATGCTCTGACGGCAGGTCTGAGTTATTACACAGTCGATTATCCCATCATGCAGTCCATGTTCCAGGGCCAGTTGCGACCGGAAGAGCTGGGGTATTTTCCGATGACCTCTCCCCAGTTCTGGAGCTCGCTGAATCATTATGCCGTCGCAGCGTTTATTCTAATGCTGCTGACACTGGTGAGTTTCGTGTTGAATCAGTCGCGCATGAGCTGGGGGCAGTTGTTTGTCTTTGTGGGCTTCTGCGGATTCTCTGTCCTGGCCAGTCACGAACTGGTGGTCACAAGTGTGTTGTGTGCCATCTTTGCAAACCGTAATTTTCAGTTGTGGTATCGCGATAACTTCCGGCAGACCTACAGTGTCGAGACTTCGGAGCTGTTGTTTTCACGGGGTGGACGCGCCCTGACTGTGCTGACATTTTTCGCCCTGGCCTATCTGGTCGTCTGCGGACGTTTCCAAGGACAGGGAGTGACCCGGCACGCCATCGGTTTGGGCTTGAGCCCTTCACTCAGTCGGACGATTGATGGCTATCGTGCCGCCCTGGAAGAGTCTCTTGATGATCGTCCTTTCCATTTTGTACTGGAGCAGGGCGACCTGTTGATCTGGCTGGATCAGAAATCCTTCGTCGATAATCGTCTGGCTCTGTTTACTGGAACCGGGGAATCCGACCTGATCGCGTTACACGACACAACGCGCCGGGCGCTCCGCTCTGAGCGTAAGGAGCAGCAGGGAAGCGGTAAGCCTGAGATCTGGAAGTCCACTTTTAATCATTATCATGTGACCCATGTGTTGCCGCGACTCTCGGGAATGAACCCGGACTACCGCACCTTCTTCGATTTACTGACCACGCCGGACTGGCAATTGACCAGCCTTAATGCGGCAACAGCCGTCTTTTATCGCACCGATACCGAAAATGAAAAGACAGTCGAATTTCTGGCATCCCATAAGCTGAATTTCAAAGAGCTCGCATTTCAGCAACAGAAAGACTTTCCTGAAATTCGCAGTGACTGGGCACGTCCGCAGTCGATTTATAGTCGCTACCTGCTGCCTCAAACAGTCAGTCTGGAGAACGATGTGCAGACCGCACGTCATTATCTGGGACTCATGTCGCAGGCAGGTGGGAACCATGAATTAACCTCCAGCTTTGCGATTCTGGCGATCCAACTGGCCAATCGTGGGTTGATCGAAAATCCAAACAGTGCGGAAGCCTACCGCATCCTGGGAAGTGCCTACAGCTATCTGGCGCGACTGGAAGCACAACTGCTGATTCCCCCTGACGCCAATGGTCAGCAACGACAGCAGGTCGGAATTGACCGCATGCGTTACTTCCAGATCCTGCATGCCTACCACCAGTCGTTGATTATTGAACCCGACTTTGCTCCCACTCATATGCTGCTGTTTGAGATCTATTCCAATATGCGGAAAGTCGATCTGGCACATCGGGAACTGAAAGCCTACCTGGAAATGGTAGAAGGTCAGGAACAGATGGACGACGAAGCCTTTGCCCGTCTGCGTGCCTATTCAGAACACGTTGAGAAACTGCAGGGGCAGATCAATCAGATTTCTGAGGAACTGGCGCAGCTGGAAGAAAAAGGCGGTGATCGGCTGCAGCTGGCAAGCCAGGCTTACCAGAACGGGTTTGTCCTGCTGGCACAGCATTACCTGGATGACCCGGTCTATGTGAAGCAGAATCCCCTCGCGCAGAATCTGCAGGCGACGATTCTGATGGAAGTCGGTCAGTCTGAAGCAGCGGCGAATCAGGTAGCGCAGTTGCAGCGTGATGCACAGAATCAGCCCCAGATTCCCTGGCGGGCGCAAGCCGCATTTACCAGTCTGGGGAATGGTAATTACCGTGGTTGCTTTGATCTCTGGCGACAGGAGATTCGAGAGCACGAAGAGGCCCGGATTGCAGGTGTGCTACAGACACTGCCTCTGGTTCAACCTCCCACCAACAGCTTCTGGCCTACTCAGCATGCGGTTTCGGTAATCAACTATCAGTATGGACTGGCCCAGCAGCAGACGCCGTTGAAGTTGAACATGGCCCGCTGTGAAATTGAAGCGGGTCAACCGGAGCAGGCAAGGGCTTTGTTTCAGGAGATCATTGATGACGCGCCGGACACGCCGTATCGACCTATGATCCGCTTTTACCTGTATCAGCTGACGGGAACGTTGATTCCGGAACAACCGGAAGCACCGGCGGGGCAGACAGAGCCAGAGGAAGTAGAACTACCCCTCGTAGCTCCGAAACCCTGA
- a CDS encoding putative quinol monooxygenase codes for MIFVIADIEIAEGKQAAFLEAFHKLVPLVHAEDGCIEYGPAVDEDTDIPVQVKNGSQIVTVMEKWESVDALKAHLAAPHMLTYREQVADLVKGTTIKVLKPA; via the coding sequence ATGATTTTTGTGATCGCAGATATCGAAATCGCGGAAGGCAAACAGGCCGCCTTCCTGGAAGCCTTCCACAAGCTGGTTCCCCTGGTCCACGCGGAAGATGGTTGCATCGAATACGGACCGGCCGTGGATGAAGATACCGACATCCCGGTTCAGGTGAAAAACGGCAGCCAGATTGTGACCGTCATGGAGAAATGGGAAAGCGTCGATGCCCTCAAGGCTCATCTCGCGGCCCCCCACATGCTGACCTACCGCGAACAGGTCGCAGACCTGGTCAAAGGGACCACGATCAAAGTCTTGAAACCGGCTTAA
- a CDS encoding thioesterase family protein, with amino-acid sequence MQGQRPKIGESKSITFEVTPELTITFGGGDTEISVLSTPSLIWFLEQAALQFLEPWLEADSLSIGTHVDIEHLAPTPPGEQVQCTARLIYQDGPVYRFNVEAFAGGDKIASGLHSRRIVRLSQLAKRLRKQ; translated from the coding sequence ATGCAGGGGCAGCGTCCCAAAATCGGTGAGAGCAAGTCAATCACCTTTGAAGTCACTCCCGAATTGACGATCACCTTCGGCGGTGGAGATACAGAAATTTCCGTACTCTCCACCCCGTCGCTGATTTGGTTTCTGGAGCAGGCTGCGTTACAATTTCTGGAGCCCTGGCTGGAAGCGGACTCTTTGAGCATCGGCACCCATGTGGATATCGAGCATCTGGCTCCCACTCCTCCAGGCGAGCAGGTGCAGTGCACCGCACGGCTCATCTATCAGGACGGTCCGGTGTATCGCTTCAATGTAGAAGCGTTTGCAGGTGGTGACAAGATCGCCAGCGGCCTGCATTCCCGCCGCATCGTACGTCTGAGCCAGTTGGCAAAACGCTTACGAAAACAATAA